In one Drosophila albomicans strain 15112-1751.03 chromosome X, ASM965048v2, whole genome shotgun sequence genomic region, the following are encoded:
- the LOC117564841 gene encoding NADH dehydrogenase [ubiquinone] 1 alpha subcomplex subunit 13 yields MATAVPHVPPKQDLPPPGGYKKIPFARVPPKSYFTGFSMIGTYLVATIGGLGIYYLTAKKVKRDEIEMRSAENVIFPLLIAERDREFLRQLRRNRDEEADLMKNVPGWEVGTWYGEPVYKTLPEDTLVSPHFREFYAHADWKSTAKRANLKLWS; encoded by the exons ATGGCGACGGCCGTGCCGCATGTGCCCCCTAAACAGGATTTACCACCACCCGGTGGCTACAAGAAGATTCCCTTTGCTCGTGTGCCACCCAAAAGTTACTTCACTG GCTTTTCCATGATTGGCACCTATCTGGTGGCCACCATTGGCGGCTTGGGCATCTATTATTTGACAGCCAAAAAGGTGAAACGCGATGAGATTGAAATGCGTTCGGCCGAAAATGTGATTTTCCCGCTGCTGATTGCAGAGCGTGATCGCGAATTTTTGCGTCAATTGCGTCGCAATCGTGACGAGGAAGCCGACCTCATGAAGAACGTCCCCGGCTGGGAG GTGGGCACCTGGTATGGTGAGCCAGTGTACAAGACGCTGCCTGAAGATACTTTGGTATCGCCCCATTTCCGGGAGTTCTATGCACATGCCGACTGGAAATCGACAGCAAAGCGAGCCAATTTGAA